The sequence ATCCGAGACCAACGGTCTTGGTGCGGGAACCTCTACGCACGTTTGCCCTCGCCGTTGGGCTGATTAGCGTGTTCGTCGTGCCCGAGGCACTCGGCCATCTCCGTTTCCAGCGTGGCCTCCAGCACCGTCCTCGTCAGCTGCCGGGCAGGCGGGTCCGTAACAGGAACAGTGTTTCCGACGGTTGGTGTGAGAGCGTGTCCTACCCGCCCACAGGCAAGGAGCGTGGCTATCGGTCCAGGACGTCGAGTACGCCGTCGGCGAGGCCGTCGATGAGTTGGCTGCTGAGCAGGTCGGCGAGTTCGCCTGCTTCCCGCATCCGCTTGTGGAACAAGCGCACAGCGCGGAAGGCTTGACCTAGCCGTTGTTGCTCGTCGAGAGGCAGCAGTGGCACGTCAACCCGGCGGACGTCGAGTCTGCGTGCTCCGGACAGCGTCGTGCTGCTCGCCTCGACCGTGCGGCTCGCGGAGAGGTAGCCGGCGAGGAACTCAGCGTCCAGGCGCGCCGGGTCGACTCGGAGCAGGTGCAGGTTGGGGCCCAGGATCAGGCCCGGCTCGTCGATGAGGCGCGCCACCGTAGGTGTGCCTCCCGCGACGAGGGTCGGGACGACGACGTCGCCCGGTTCGAGGTGCACGAGGTCCGTGTCGGGAGGGTGCACCAGCCGCAGGGCCGGGGCCGTGCCGGTGGCGACGTCGCGTCCGGTCAACACCAGCTCGCCCACGGCGTCTGTCGCATCGTCCAGTTCGAGCTTCCCGGTGTGCTGCCGCACCGTCAGTGCACCGGCTTTGGCCAGTTCGGAAATTGTCAGGGTCGGATGGGTCTCCGGTGGCCGTCCGGTCACGTCGGGCAGCAGATCAATCACCGGCCCCAGGATCTGCTGCAATCGCCGGCGCTGGTTGTCCAGCTCCGCCGTGTCGATGGTCGCGCGCGGTGTGGGCAGATGGCGCGCCGGAGTCAGGTCGACGTCCTCGTCCAGGAGATCGATCGCCTCGACGACGTCGTGCCGGCCCGGCATGGTGTGGAGCGTGCCCGCTTGGAACGCCTGCCAGGGCTCCACAACGGCGGAGCGTAGCGCGGGCCAGTCTGCCTCACCGCGCGCACGGCCTCCGTGGACACTCGCGTCCACCAGCAGGACAGACGTCGCCGTGTCGGCGCCGGTCGGAGCCCGAAGCAACCACACATGCAGCGGTATCCCGGTGGAAGCGAGCAGCCCGGCGGGCAGAGCGAAGACAGCACGAATCACGCCACGCCGGACGAGTTCTTTGCGGATGAGACGCCCGGAACGGCGCGAGGCGACAGCGGCGGGCAGCACAGCGACCACGACGCCACCCGGGCGAGCGTGGGCCAGGCAATGCTGCAACCAGGCCAGCTCCGGTTCGCTCTTCACCGGCAGCCCGTAGTCCCAGCGTCTGTCGACGCTGAGTTCCTCGTAACCCCAGTCGCGATAGCCGAAGGGTGGTTCGCAGAACACCACATCAGCACGGACGTTCGCATGGCCGTCGGCGCGGAGAGCGTCGCCTGCCACGACGGTGGCGGGCGCGTGGAACCGCAACCGCGCTTGCGCGAGCCGCGCGAGATCAGCATCGAGTTCCTGGCCGAGTACCCGGTCGGCGCCGCGCTCGGCCGCGGCCTTCAACGCGTTGCCGACACCGCACGCCGGGTCGAGCACGACTCCGTGCACGTCGGCCAGTTCGACTATGAGGTCCGCGAGTTCGACCGGGGTGACCGAGTGGCGTCGCCGCAATGTCGCGGTATGGCGTCGGTAGAGCTGTTCGGCCAATTCGGCCTGGGAGCGGGCATCGAGCCGGTCGAGTTGTTCCCGCACCGCCTCCGGCAGGTCCGTCTCTCGGTCCGGGGAGTGGAGGTACTCCCCCAGCTCGGCAAGGAGTCGCGTGATATCGGCATCACCACGCCCGAACGAGAGGGAATGCCACAGAGCGTCCTCGCTGTCGGACACCCGGAGCTTTCCCTGCTTACGCAACCATTGCTCGACCTCGGTGAGCCGGAACTTGGGGCTTGCCGCCCCGCTCGTCACCGGCTCAGGAAAGTCCGGGTGGCGACGCCGCCAGTTGCTGACCGCCGCCCGTCCGACGTCCGCCAACCGCGCGACCTCTGCCGCGCTCACCAGATGCTCGTCGCCACTCACCATGTCCCCTTTCCAAGCCGTGAACATACCACACAAGATACTCAGTGTTGACTGTGTTCACAGAACATGATTAACTCTGCGCGTTCACAATCGACCGTGTTGTCGTCGTCCACCCCGAAAGCAGAGACCTCATGCACGCGCAGCCAGCGTTTCCGTATCCACCTGGAGCTTCGGCTCAAGCCAACCGCCGACGGCACCGTTCGCCCGCTGTGCTCGGCTTCCTGACGGGAGCCTCAGCGGTAGGCGCCGCGTGGGCGATCTGGGCACTGACTCCAGCGCTGACGGGGCCTGACACCTTCACCCTGAACGGAACCTTCACCTTGCTCGACGGAGCGATCGGCAACGTCTCGACAACGGGCTGCATGGGCACGGGAGGCTACGACGACATCGCCGAGGGCACGAGCGTCACCGTGTACGACGAAGCGGGCACCGTCCTCGCGACCGGAGGGTTGATCGACTCCCAGCTGGACACAGTCAGCTCCGACTGCGTTTTCACGCTCCAGGTCGCGGAGGTCCCTGACGATCGCCCCATGTATCAGGTGGAGGTCTCTCATCGAGGAAAAGTCGCCGTCGATGCTGACTCCGCCAAGCTCGGTGCGGTCTCACTTTCGCTGGGATAGCGGTTCACAACCCAGAACGACGATACAGCCCGACAACCAGTTTTCACCGGGGAGTGTCCTATGCAGACGAATGTGCTCGCGGAGCAGCTCTCGGCCGCACGCTCCGGCGACAGGGCGGCCACGAACGGCCTTTTCGCCACACTGCAACCAATGATCATGCGCTACTGCCGCGCTCGAATCGATGCAAGCGGACACGATCACGCGGCCGATGTCACCCAGGAAGTGTTCATCGCTGCGCTGAGCTCGATGCACCGCTTCCGCGGTCCCGAGACCAGTTTCCTGTCGTTCGTTTTCGGTATCGCCGCGCACAAGATCGCCGACTACCACCGGGCTCGCAGCCGGGACCGCACTCACCTGGCGGCCGAGCCCGTGGACGGACCGGATCCGGAACTCGGCCCGGAGCAGCGGGTGTTGCGAACCGAACTCGGCGCGCGGATGCGGGGCCTCCTCGGCCTGCTGACCGAATCACAGAGCGAGATCCTGATTCTGCGCGTGGCCGTGGGCATGACCGCTGATGAGACAGCCGCGGTCGTGGGGTCTACTCCGGCGGCAGTGCGGGTGGCCCAACATCGCGCTCTGCAGAAGCTGAGACGCCACCTCTCGACCGACAACGCGGAGACCATACGTGCCCGGCGGTTCAGCGGCCCTTCAGCAAGCAAGGCACCGTCCAGGCCCGCGCACGGCAGGACAGCGGGGATGTCAAGCGCTCGTCCGGCGTGACCCGAGAGGCGCCCCGCGGTCACGACAAGTCTGGAATTGCATCGGCCTCAACCCCTACGCTGGCCCGCGCTGGAGGTGCGGTGGAACGGATTCCCCCGGAGTTGTTCCGGTTCAGCGTCGGCGAGAACGCCGACACCTACACAGCGATTCTGCGCGCGTTCGCGGAGGCCAACGAACGGCTGGAGACCTCGCTGAGCCTGGACGAGGTGCAACAGCGGTTGCGCACAGTGGGCTGGTTCGGTGCCCTGCCCAACGACGACCTCGCTCGCGCGCTGCAGAAGCTACGGGACTGGCAGCTCATCGACGTCATCCAGAACCATGCGGAGAACTACCGCACGGCCGAGGAATACGAGCGTCGCAACCTGCAGTACTCCCTCACCAAACGGGGTGAGGCTGCCTTCGCCGGTGTCCAGCACGCGTTGACCGTGCTGGCCTCCACCGGCGCATTGCAGACGGCCGTGCTGGACGCCATCGCCGACCGCCTGGCGGAACTGCACCGGCTGCTCACGGACCCGACGGCGATTGATCGCAAGATCTTCACCACACTCACCGAGCTGGAAAACCACCTGGACGCGCTGCGTACCAACACCAAGCAGTTCAACGGTGAGCTGCAACGGCTGCTCCGGGCGGAAAGCGCCGACCTCATGACCTTCCGCGAGGTCAAGACCGCCACCGTGGCTTACCTGGAAGAGTTCCTCACCAACCTGGACCAGCGGGCACACGCCATCGCGGCGGGTATCACCCACCTCGAGAGTGACGGTTCGGACGTCCTGCACAAGCGCGCACTGGCCGGGGCCGACCTGCCCCCGTCGCCCGGAAACGACATTCGGGCGAGCTGGCTGGCACTGCGTCGTAGCCGCTGGGCGGGCCTGCGGGCGTGGTTCCTGCCCGAGGACGACACACCCCCACGGGTGGAGCAGCTCCACGTGGTCGCGCGGCGAGCCATCGTGACCCTGCTGCAGGTACTGGACCGAATCGCGGAGTCACGCCACCGGGCCGGCAGCGCGGTCGCTGATTTCCGGGAACTGGCCCGCTGGTTCGCCCTGGCCCCGACGGAGAACGATCTGCACCGGCTGTTCTCGGCGGCGTTCGGGCTCGGCTCCGCCCGCCACGCACACCTGGCTCACCCCGACCCGGAACTGGTCAGCGCGTCGGCCCCCTGGCAGGAGGCCCCGCCGGTTCCGGTGTCGCCGCTGCTGCGGACCGCCGGCCGGATCGAGAAAGTCGCCCGCACCGGCAAGGTGCGCGATGTCGCCGCGCTGAAACAGCAGAGGGCGGAACGCGCTCGCGCCCAGCGGAGGCAGCTGCGCCGCGCCTGGCGACAGCTCGTCACCGGAGGCCCCGTCAGGCTCTCCGCGTTCGCCGAGCTCGACCACGACCCGTTCGAACGGCTGCTCGACCTGCTCGGCCGGGCGCTGGCCACGCAACCGGACACCTCCGGCACGCGCCGCGCTGCTACCACCGACGGCAGGGTGGAGATCGTGCTGCTGCCGCCGCCCGACGAAGCACAAGCTGTGCTCCGCACCCCTCGGGGTGTGTTCACCGGCCCCGACTACATCGTCGACGTCAGTACCCCCGACACCGACGACGCCGCAGAGGAAGCGACAGCATGAGCAACCTCGCCAACCAGCTTGTCATCGCCGAGCAACAGGACGTCGCCAAAGGAATCCGGCTGCTGCTGGCAACGCCGCTGATCAGCGCGAGAACGGCACCGGAAGCGTTCGATCTGATCCGCAGACGGCATGGCCCCATCGCAAAGTGGTTCGACTACACGTGTGGTTGGCGACTAGTAGTGGAACCGAGGTTCGGCTACGCCCGCCTGGCCAAAGTGACCAGCGAACACGATCACACCCGCCCCGCACGCCGGTCACGGTCCGGCCGAACTCCGTTCGACCGCAGACGCTACACGTTGCTGTGCGTGATAGCGGCCGAACTGCTGGCCGGGCCCGTCACGACGATCGGGTTCCTCGCCGATCGCGTGAAGTACGCGACGGCCACCGATCCGGTACTGGAGGTGTTCGACACCGCGGCGCGCTCCGAACGCATGGCCTATGTCGACGCGCTCCGGCTCTTGGAGTCCTACGGTGTGCTCGACACCGTCGACGGAAGCGCCGAAGCGTTCGTGGATTCCCGTGAGGCCAAGGTGCTTTACCGGGTCGACACCACGTTGCTGCTTCGGTTGTTGTCCGCACCCACAGGACCTTCCCAGCTCGCCACCTCCCCGGACGAGGTCGCACATCGCTGGCCGGAGCTGCTCGCGGGGCTGACCCGCGAAAGCCGCTACGGGGACGGGGAGAATTCGACCTCCGACGTGCAACGCAATCTGTGGTTACGGCACTCGATCTGCCGCCGGTTGTTCGACGAACCGGTCCTCTACCGACGTGAGCTCAGCGAGGAGCAGCGCGGCTATCTGGCCTCTCTCACGGGACGGCAGGTGGTGCAGCGCGCGGCCGAGCGGGCGGGGTTCGTGCTGGAAGAGCGGGCCGAAGGTTATTTGCTCGTCGACCCCGAGGCAATCGCCACCGACCGCAAGTTCCCGGACGATTCCGGCACGGCGAATGTCGCGGGTCTGCTGCTCCTCGACACGCTCGTGACCTCCGCACCAGGCCTCACCGTCGAGCAGCTTCGCGCCGAGGTGACCCGGTTGCTGGCCCGGTTCCCACGATGGGCCAAGACGTATCGAGGTGAGGACGGCACCGAGCGCCTCGTGCACGACGCGCTCGACGCGCTGGCGGCGTTCCGGCTCGTCGAGCACACCGGTGGCCGGGTACATGCGTTGCCCGCGGCCGCGCGCTATTCCGTCGCCGAGATCCGAACCAGCAAGGAGAATTCGTGACCATCGCCGAATTGCCCAACAGAGCCGACGCGGAAGCCGGTCGCGCGGCAGCTCGCTGGCAGCCCACGCGAGCCGGGATCCTCAATGTCTGGCGCTACTACGACGAGGTCTTCGAATTCCACAACGGACGGCTGCTGCTACGGGGTCCGAACGGCAGCGGCAAGTCGAAGGTGCTCGAACTGTTACTGCCGTACCTGTTCGACGCGAGCCTTCGCCCCAACCGGCTGTCCACATTCGGCACCTCCGAACGGACCATGCACTGGAACCTCATGGGAGAGGGCGCCTCGGGCACAACCCGGGTCGGCTACGTGTGGCTCGAGTTCGCCCGGATGCCCGGCCTCGACGAGTACGTCACGTGCGGAGCGAGGCTGCAAGCCACCACCCGCACCACCGACGTCACCGCCGACTACTTCACGACCTCGCTACGGGTCGGCACGGATCTCTCGCTGACCAACGCCTCCGGCCAGCCACTGACAAAAGCCGTGCTGACCGAACAGTTGGATGGTCACGGAACAGTCCACCCGAACCGGGCGGAATATCGCGCCACGGTGCGGCAACTGCTGTTTCCCGGGCTGTCGGAACAACGCTACGAAGCGTTGATCACCGCGCTGCTGCAACTACGCACGCCGAAGCTGTCGCAACGTCTCGATCCCGGACTGCTGTCCTCGCTGCTCTCCCGCGCGCTGCCACCACTGGATCAGGAGGACATCGCGGAGCTGGCGGAGGGCTTCGAACGACTTGACCAACAGGGCGAGCGGTTGAAGGAACTGGACGAAGAGGTGGAGGCCGCCCGGAAGGTCGCCACCCGGCAACGCTCCTATGCCCAACGGGTGCTGCGCGCGGCATCAGCCGACCTGATCACTGCCACCAAGCGAATGACCGAGTCGGCCCAGGCCACCCGCCAGTCGGAAACCGAACATCAGGAGGCTGTCGCCGCGAGGACAGCCACGGAACAACAACGCAAGAAGCTTGCCGCAGCGATCCGCCGAGCCGACGCCAGCATCGAAGGACTGACCAAACACGACCTGTACGAAAAAGGCAGCGAGCTCGACGACCTGCGCCGCCGCACCGGGGACGCTCAGCGAGCAGCGCGCGAACAGGCCGCGGTGGCCGAGCGGAAGTCCACGGCCGCCGCTACCGACCGCAAAGCGGCCGAGGATGCGGCGCATGCCGCAGAACAGTGGGTGGAACAAATCCG comes from Saccharomonospora xinjiangensis XJ-54 and encodes:
- a CDS encoding TIGR02678 family protein, which translates into the protein MSNLANQLVIAEQQDVAKGIRLLLATPLISARTAPEAFDLIRRRHGPIAKWFDYTCGWRLVVEPRFGYARLAKVTSEHDHTRPARRSRSGRTPFDRRRYTLLCVIAAELLAGPVTTIGFLADRVKYATATDPVLEVFDTAARSERMAYVDALRLLESYGVLDTVDGSAEAFVDSREAKVLYRVDTTLLLRLLSAPTGPSQLATSPDEVAHRWPELLAGLTRESRYGDGENSTSDVQRNLWLRHSICRRLFDEPVLYRRELSEEQRGYLASLTGRQVVQRAAERAGFVLEERAEGYLLVDPEAIATDRKFPDDSGTANVAGLLLLDTLVTSAPGLTVEQLRAEVTRLLARFPRWAKTYRGEDGTERLVHDALDALAAFRLVEHTGGRVHALPAAARYSVAEIRTSKENS
- a CDS encoding sigma-70 family RNA polymerase sigma factor — its product is MQTNVLAEQLSAARSGDRAATNGLFATLQPMIMRYCRARIDASGHDHAADVTQEVFIAALSSMHRFRGPETSFLSFVFGIAAHKIADYHRARSRDRTHLAAEPVDGPDPELGPEQRVLRTELGARMRGLLGLLTESQSEILILRVAVGMTADETAAVVGSTPAAVRVAQHRALQKLRRHLSTDNAETIRARRFSGPSASKAPSRPAHGRTAGMSSARPA
- a CDS encoding TIGR02677 family protein → MERIPPELFRFSVGENADTYTAILRAFAEANERLETSLSLDEVQQRLRTVGWFGALPNDDLARALQKLRDWQLIDVIQNHAENYRTAEEYERRNLQYSLTKRGEAAFAGVQHALTVLASTGALQTAVLDAIADRLAELHRLLTDPTAIDRKIFTTLTELENHLDALRTNTKQFNGELQRLLRAESADLMTFREVKTATVAYLEEFLTNLDQRAHAIAAGITHLESDGSDVLHKRALAGADLPPSPGNDIRASWLALRRSRWAGLRAWFLPEDDTPPRVEQLHVVARRAIVTLLQVLDRIAESRHRAGSAVADFRELARWFALAPTENDLHRLFSAAFGLGSARHAHLAHPDPELVSASAPWQEAPPVPVSPLLRTAGRIEKVARTGKVRDVAALKQQRAERARAQRRQLRRAWRQLVTGGPVRLSAFAELDHDPFERLLDLLGRALATQPDTSGTRRAATTDGRVEIVLLPPPDEAQAVLRTPRGVFTGPDYIVDVSTPDTDDAAEEATA
- a CDS encoding N-6 DNA methylase, producing the protein MFTAWKGDMVSGDEHLVSAAEVARLADVGRAAVSNWRRRHPDFPEPVTSGAASPKFRLTEVEQWLRKQGKLRVSDSEDALWHSLSFGRGDADITRLLAELGEYLHSPDRETDLPEAVREQLDRLDARSQAELAEQLYRRHTATLRRRHSVTPVELADLIVELADVHGVVLDPACGVGNALKAAAERGADRVLGQELDADLARLAQARLRFHAPATVVAGDALRADGHANVRADVVFCEPPFGYRDWGYEELSVDRRWDYGLPVKSEPELAWLQHCLAHARPGGVVVAVLPAAVASRRSGRLIRKELVRRGVIRAVFALPAGLLASTGIPLHVWLLRAPTGADTATSVLLVDASVHGGRARGEADWPALRSAVVEPWQAFQAGTLHTMPGRHDVVEAIDLLDEDVDLTPARHLPTPRATIDTAELDNQRRRLQQILGPVIDLLPDVTGRPPETHPTLTISELAKAGALTVRQHTGKLELDDATDAVGELVLTGRDVATGTAPALRLVHPPDTDLVHLEPGDVVVPTLVAGGTPTVARLIDEPGLILGPNLHLLRVDPARLDAEFLAGYLSASRTVEASSTTLSGARRLDVRRVDVPLLPLDEQQRLGQAFRAVRLFHKRMREAGELADLLSSQLIDGLADGVLDVLDR